A region of the Desulfobacter postgatei 2ac9 genome:
ACTTTGAACCATCCTTGGAGATATGCAGGGCTTTAATTTTGGAAATGGAAAACAACGCTGTTTCAGACATGGAAAAAAAACCTGATAAAAAAAGGCAGATGCCTAACAGGGTCACTTCAATACTCATAAGCGGTAATATTTCCTAATGTTTATGAATCAGGTTAAGTATAATGGCCGCCGTGCGTTTCGGTGCCCCCGGAAAACCTAACCGCCTGCGTACCTGGCGAAGTTGCTGTTTATGATCCTCAAGTTTAGGTATCATTGAGAATAGGGTTTCACTGATGGTTTCGGCATTGGCATTGTCCTGAATCAACTCCGGCATCACCTGACGACCGACAATCAGATTGGCAAGCCCGATGTATTTGGCTTTCACAAGCAGCTGTGCAAGCCGGTAAGCCACTCCGGACATTTTATAAATAATTACAGTGGGCACAAGATTTAAAGCAGCCTCCAGCGTGACGGTTCCCGATGCGGCAATCAAAATATCGGCCCGGTCAAAAATCTGTTTTGGCCGTCCTGTTACAATCCGGCATAAACCGCCATTTGGGTGGTGAAAAACAATGTGTTTAATACGTTCTTCATGTTGTTGAATGCCCGATGAAATAAGAAATCTTGAATCAGGAATTTTTTTTGCAACAATGCCGGCTGTAGCAAGCATCACAGGGAGCAGTTTGTCAATTTCAGCGGATCTGGAACCCGGAAGCATACCGATCACAAAATCATCTACCAGGCCTTTTTTATTGTCTTGGATTAAACCCGGCATGCTTTGGGGATATTCATCCACCAGGGGATTTCCCACATATGTGGAAGAGATTTTTTTGGCTTTATAAATGGGAATTTCAAAAGGAAAGATCAGTGCCACATGGTCCGTGACTTTT
Encoded here:
- the lpxB gene encoding lipid-A-disaccharide synthase, with the translated sequence MSEGNRHIMILAGEPSGDFHGAALVRALKQLCPGIRITGIGGKAMAEQGTDIFFPIEKLSAMGLVQVIKQIGTIKQAFSLVKRRLKTDPPDAVVLIDYPGFNLKTAGFIKQHYDIPVCYYIAPKIWAWNAGRLDTIAKVTDHVALIFPFEIPIYKAKKISSTYVGNPLVDEYPQSMPGLIQDNKKGLVDDFVIGMLPGSRSAEIDKLLPVMLATAGIVAKKIPDSRFLISSGIQQHEERIKHIVFHHPNGGLCRIVTGRPKQIFDRADILIAASGTVTLEAALNLVPTVIIYKMSGVAYRLAQLLVKAKYIGLANLIVGRQVMPELIQDNANAETISETLFSMIPKLEDHKQQLRQVRRRLGFPGAPKRTAAIILNLIHKH